The Plasmodium vivax chromosome 12, whole genome shotgun sequence genomic interval GTCATTCTTAATATGGTTTAGCAGGTGGACGTCCAAATCGTCGATGTTGTAAATTTGCCCGCAGTTATCTATGGGGCACTTTATGTGCTCACTTTGGTTGTGCTCCTCCAGCTTCTCCGCTTCGACGTTTACATCGCAGTggtggcaaaaaatgaacttgcCGTTTTGTTTGCTTCTCTTCATGTGGGCGTTTGTCCCCTCGGGGGCAACTtcatcaccatcatcatcgccatcatcatcgtcgtcatcatcaccatcatcatcgccatcatcatcgtcgtcatcatcaccatcatcatcgccatcatcatcgtcgtcatcatcaccaccatccgttttgcttctcttcttCGGATTCGTTTCCACACCTTCGGACTCACCCTTAAATGGAGGATccattttttgtcttttcttCCCACCGCGATGCTTAAATGAGGAGTGACCCTGTCCGTATAGCTCTCCCGTCGATTTTTTCCAGTGGGAGGCCCCCCTCCCTGCGCTGTTGCTGTGCGGTGGGGCTACAAACGAGTTCGTCGAGGGGAACCCCACCCCGTTGTTGCCTTTGCGGAAGTTATAAGAACCTCTCATCAGTGGCATTTCCCCATGAGGGACATTTCTACCCTCGTAGGAGTTATCCATCGTGTGACTCACCCAGTGGCTACCGTCTGTTCTGTTCTCATTTTCCGCCACGTTGGTGCTTCCCTGGTAGGGGTCCTCCATATCTTGGTTATCGTCACTGGtgctgcccatttgggggaaccCATTGTGGTACAGCGCCCTCGGTTGCGCATAGGCGGGGGGTGGCCGAGGAAGTGTTGCCCTCCTAGGGCCACTGCTACGAACGGTATGGGGAGTACCCCCCATGTTGCTAAACCCCCTCCCGACATTATACAGACGGGCGCTCTCCCTTTCGGGAGCCTGCTCGGGGGCACCACCGTAGTGATATCCGCAACTGCCGCTGCCGCTTCCACCTCCGATGCCCTCCTCCGCGTAACCATTCCCGTAGGAGGAAAAGtaattttccaaataatTCCCATCTGGTGCTAGTGCTCCCTGCGCGGGTTGCTCACGTTGGTAACCCCTCGTGTGGTGGTTCCTCCAAAGGTTGTTGCCGGTCCAGTGTTGACTTTGCGCGCCGGGGGCTTCGCTCCAGGGGCGTCTTCCTAGGCGGTTATTATGCGGGCTTCCTCTTGGGCGCCAGTAGGAGCCACCCCCATTCTGCATGGCCCAACTGGGGGAATGCTCCCATGGTGGAGAAGCCCAACTGGGGGAATGCTCCCATGGTGGAGAAGCCCAACTGGGGGCCGGCCTACT includes:
- a CDS encoding hypothetical protein, conserved (encoded by transcript PVX_116790A) codes for the protein MQNGGGSYWRPRGSPHNNRLGRRPWSEAPGAQSQHWTGNNLWRNHHTRGYQREQPAQGALAPDGNYLENYFSSYGNGYAEEGIGGGSGSGSCGYHYGGAPEQAPERESARLYNVGRGFSNMGGTPHTVRSSGPRRATLPRPPPAYAQPRALYHNGFPQMGSTSDDNQDMEDPYQGSTNVAENENRTDGSHWVSHTMDNSYEGRNVPHGEMPLMRGSYNFRKGNNGVGFPSTNSFVAPPHSNSAGRGASHWKKSTGELYGQGHSSFKHRGGKKRQKMDPPFKGESEGVETNPKKRSKTDGGDDDDDDDGDDDGDDDDDDDGDDDGDDDDDDDGDDDGDEVAPEGTNAHMKRSKQNGKFIFCHHCDVNVEAEKLEEHNQSEHIKCPIDNCGQIYNIDDLDVHLLNHIKNDKDEVILSDSKEIEKWIQERKKNYPTREKIADSLKNNENGKKKKKKKPNCLIEELLFESYCSAVGRNIYFKSKWEKSIFIPLLTKMEQNNFHNIYEKSYYPLFNNSMGKFFPTKQQRRPFKERQGIDSLNIHRKPPLLYQLMKKEIYLYEKRLIKCIEFITRSGFFDDSEGGAAGTDILELG